The Branchiostoma floridae strain S238N-H82 chromosome 6, Bfl_VNyyK, whole genome shotgun sequence genomic interval TGGCGCCACGAGTAGGTGATTGACAGGTCACGCCCTCGTCACGCCCACACTGTACCTCAGCTCGAAGTAGATGCCAGGTTTTCAGTTCGTTTTTACACGGCTTTCAGTCACGTTTCAATTAAAAGATTCCCAGTGGCAGTTTGGCGATGTGACAGATGTATTATTGCTACAGATGGTGGAAAATACCTACAAAATCTTGGACAGAAACAAGCTTCATACATTATGTTTGACCTTGACTTTGTGAACTGAACAAACAATATTCCAGGGCACAGTGGCAAACTTGAAAGTACTAGCATGTTTAAGgtatgaaaaatgaaaaccactAGATCACTGAATTAATTTTCAAGTCTTCGTCAACAAAAAAGGAGTCAAAGGATATGTACACGTTTATTGTTTTAAATGAAGGCAATTCGTACCTACAATATGAAAACATAAATGACAAAGTAACAAAGAATTTTTTCATCTGCTCCTATAGATTTACTGTTGACTATCATATTACTATATTTAATCATAAATCGTATATCATATGTATCATATGTCTTGTACCATATATACCCAACTTTGCCTAAACAGTCTGACAAAAATGGCTGTTTTATTAACTTTTTGTCACCTCATAACTTAACTGGAACATTTAGAATACAGATAAAAGGCTCAATGTTCAACAGCAAACCATTCCTGCTATAtcaaataatctccaagcagatgttggggtaaAAGATTGCCTGGATTCTCTGACAGCTATGTACACCTCTTTGTAAATGTTGTGGTGAGTAGGCATGAGTCTGAAAACCTTGCAATCTTCTGCGCAagcatctgctttgagatactAGTAATATTTCAGCAGTTTGTTTATCTTGTCATCAAATCTGAACAAGAAAAcactatccttggtactgaaacggTGGTGGTCAATGTATCTACTGTTGGAAattgtccaaaagcaaaatttccTGATACCACAGACAAAGCTCCCTCTGTATCTTTCAGTAGGACATCTAGAAAAAGCCCAAAGTTTTAAGAGGCATAGGTTTGCACTGCAGTTTTGCCCATCACCAGTAGGTGGTGTTAtggtctcggaccggagtttcttttacgatttcggaggttggcggacagccttaggccgaagggctacagttccgctagtaaacataggacgcgaaacttaatcaatatggtggaaagccgtttactgcctctttccgacaaacctattggtatcgtctgttgtctctttattttgggtagaatatgtagtaaaattttaattttggacccgaaaactataattttttaacactttcttGATTGAAGCTGCTTGggaaaaacgaattttcccaggatagcggcctacgtggtagagaagctaaattcttcatgtttgtgtaaaatgaaaataaaaaaattccatgtgataacttttttgcaatctccgatgacgtcatttcttcgaaatcgcgtGAAAAACgatgctatttgggtcatcaggcgaaaaaaccgcatcaccgttgcagcggactaatacaaaaatggtttcgctggccgaccaactactcctcgcacaaaaacaacccacaggcttttcaggaaatacgacaaatctatgctcagctataacgatcaccaagccatagggagcaaaagttagggagacaacagcgcacttccggcctattacaccacccttccgccaactccggtcagaattgaactccgacccggaaccttaattACTGGATAATGCGGAGGTCACTGGGGATGAGACACTCCACCAGGATGGTTGCAAAGTCCACAATGTCCTCTCCTGGTATCCGGGTGATACAGCCCAACTGGTCTATCACCTGGAGATGAACAGTTATGTTAAGATTAGAAGGTATTTAGGTGTCAGTTTTGGGGGGGTTTATTGATACATTTCTCATCATTGCTTAAATTTCGTATCACTTCAATCGTAACTTCAATCAAACGTATCTAATGTCATGTTACTACTGGATACATGATACGTAGGAGTCTTCAAATCGGCATGATATAACATGTtacagaatgttttgaaaatttatgGGGGgggtcaagtcaagtcaattaAAGTAAATTTGTACTACAGTAGAAggcagttaattgcacaacagtttACCGCAAACTTCTGTGCAGCTGGATAAATTGCTTTGATGCACCACCCGGGTATTTGCAAGAAATATGTTGGCAAATgtggtgtgcaattaaacggcttctactgtacattagTCTTCTCTGGAATGCCCGAACTTCATGAACGGCAAAACAAACCAAACTTGTGTATTTTTCACACTCTCATGTCCAATCTTCAGTGGTAAGTCATCTGTTACATTGTGATTGAATGGTGTAACATACACACAGGCCCACCTTGTCACTTGTTGTCATGTCCAGAATGTAGGAGGTAGCACCGATGACAGCCACAGCCAACAGCATCAGGTCACACTCCACAGTCACAAACTTCTCCCTGGGAAAGCCATGGGATTGACAGATGTCAAACTGAGAACAATGCCTGACAAGTGTAATTGACACATATTAACACTGAGGTGAATGCctatctacagtcaaacctgcccgagcgaccacctcttctcagcgaccacctggtcatttcgactgctttttctcggtcccgatttattttcccattgacgtaagcattaagcgaccttttctcaacgaccacctggccaacgcgaccgcgaccggcccaacttgggacccataacgaccgcatcattttcaaaattgaggttttcatcgatctttgatgataactagcgcaattttgtgccgaaatcggccggtttgcgtcggattttggggttaaatttacagtttacagtgtgcgtgttgtatttgacattaaagacctcgcttctttgcgtgcgtgcagtgtgcttgctatttgccattaaacacaacggaaaccatttatactttgcatcggccATGTTTTGAGtcaatactcttctcagcgaccacctgtccaaatcgaccgcttttgcccggtcccccgggtggtcgtcttgggcaggtttgactgtattatcatgtatttttcttgttggaccggtccagaaaaaatggacctgaaaaaattcagtagaccggatgttagaccgattggaaaataaacagataacaCCGGCACTTTGGCAACAGGCACAcacatgttttgaggcttattggtgaaagaaaatagcaagagcgaagtagaggagagttgatcaagtttctacagtcaaacagttagcgttgtttacCTGAACATAGgttactccaccaaacagatttctttgtagcaaagcggaccattgttttgagtactgcccatttacaaacaattaggttcaggtccggacctggacctcagATGCTCTGGGCCGTACCAGTACCTGAATtatctgtaccggtacccacccctagtaacaAGTATGATTGTTGAGTGTGAGTTAGTACCTGTCCGGTGAGGCAGGTGTGTTGGAGCGAGTAGCCAtcatgtacagtttgttgtaCACCAGGTGCCTCTGCATGTAGGTGAGGTCTAACACCTTCAGGCTGGTGGCATGAAGCACTTTCACCTCCACTGACGAGTCATTGTGACCTGTGGGGGAAAAAGTTATTATCTCAATTTCAACAAGGAAGGCCCTATCTTAGTCATCTTAGAGGTCTAGTCGATAGCAGGGCTGTCCCATTCCtccgtcctgggatggaaacTTGCTTTTTGtgatagacaaaaatttcaccccattaTTCctcaaaatctgaacttcagttCATTCCAACTTATGAAAACAcagaatgacagattttacaagaaaAATCAGTAACATTGGCtaccaaacaatgagagggGCAGAAGCTGTGAAATTTTAAGCTGGAGATATCCCTGGTCATTAGAAATCCTGTTTCTTGATCAAAGGATCATTAGCTTTCAAATGTTACCAACTATGCTAACCAAAATTGCATGGTGAAAAAGTTGTGCGACTTTCGACCACTCAATTCAATTAAGCAAACATAGACTCACCCAGAATCTCCAACAAAGTCTCCAGGTAGGTCAGGGGTGAGGGGACACTGAGGTTAAAGTTCAAGGTCTTCAGAACCTTCATCTCTGATttgatgacctctgaccttgtgAAGTTGTGACCAGCATCGACCAGAAACCGACAGGCTTTACCAGGAGTCACAATCTGAAGCAGCAGAAAAATTAAATAATGATGGATTGACTGAGGTATTGGTGCATgtcatgtgagtgtgtgtgtgtatgtgagagagagagagagacagagacagagagagagggggacagacagacagatagacagatagacagagagggagagagagagagacagaaagaaatTCCTATGCTAATGCAGTTTTTGACTGCATCACTATGAGATGGGATGAATTGTGGTagatttggtacatgggttggcCTTACAAACACAAAAGCTACACATCTGGTCAACTTTTGATATTCCTATgcctgtccgtggtactgaagTAGAATTTCCAGTTATTATATCTTCTGTGCCAGACGTACCTTCTTTATTTTTGAGTGGGCAATACACTTTGGGACTTGGAAGAATTAGTGCCGTTTTAGGCCCCCTGGCAACctgtaaaattttgttttttgtgttaatGTTTCAGGGGGTGTCTATGTGgtgcaacggctagagcgttggaatcagaatgtCCTGAGTtggatactcgccatgcccctgccaccatgacggtggagtgacgcccaccgagcctcatggctgatctgtctaaaggtgccaaaaacacctacggatttggtgctgtcactgtgtcaacatctgcacggTTGTTACTAAGACCTGtgaattttctattttttttttgtaatgttgtgTCTAAGAAAAGTGAGCACCTTGTAGTGTGAGGCCACTTTACTGGCCACCACCACACACACCAGGACCCACAGCATCATCTGTTTCTGCAGCTGACCTTCCACACGGGACCACTCAGccgctgacccctgacctttgcCCTTGACTGAGGCGTACAGGTGCTGAACATGGCGCATCAGGAACCTGCAGTTCAGGGAGTGGGAGACAGGGGGCTTACCTCAAATTCAATAGCGTCAAAGGTCACACCAATGGGATTCCCTGTATCAACCTAGGAAATATGTTAtgcaaacaaaacagaaatagaaTTAATCAGATAATAATCCCTCAGTCCTATCCGTCATGTAACAAATCAACCAATGACAGAATGCTTGGTAACACCTCAATGATGAAGACAATGTTCAATTTTCACCAAATATGGCAAAAGTCTTCAAGGATGATCTGAGATGCCTTTAAGGTGTATCTTACCTATCTAAGGTCTCCACAGCCAGGTAACGTACCTCAGGGGGCAGCTTAAACTCCTCACACACCAGAAACAGCATCTCTGCAACAGGACagaaacaggacaaaaacagacACAAGTAGATACCAGCTATAAAATTTAGTTTGCTTTTTTCCCTTTCTTATACAGTGGCTGTCAGTGCCACAAATTCAATGGTAGTGTATATGATATGTTAATTATCAGTGTTCTTTCAGACTCTTATTGTCTTGGActtaattataagttagactgCCTTTCCCATCAGACATGATTTTCATGTTGTCATTTCGGTTCAACAGTACTTTAGTATTCtattcaaatcaacaaatcTATTTGAATCTGAGACCCAGCACATCAAACCGGTCTGTCCTGAGATACCTGCAGCTTTCCCATGCTTGAACCAGCCAATAGCCTGGTCTGCGCTCTTCATGGCTCTCTCGTTTTCTGCTGCGAGTATGTAGAGCGTGTCCTCTAGCAGCTCAGCAGACATGCCCCATGAGTGGCGCATGTTGAAGATGGGGGACAGCGGTGTCCCGAAGATCCGAGACTGGTCCATCTCAATGTTGGGCTGCTGGACTGGTTGGttctcactcacttactcactgtGTCAGATATGGAAAATGTACTTTATTTCAACTTTGAAGTGAGAAACAGATGGatatttttaaaacatgtttctgAGGAAAACTGAGTTAGGAAATACATATAGAGTTTGATAAGGGAACGACATAGATGTTCCACTAAATTTCTGGCCTTCAGATGCACAATTTTCGGTTCTTCTATAATATCTTAACGTTAACATGATACTCGTTGTGACACTCAATCAATGAATGTAAACAGAAGCATTAGAGCATCAAgcagtgaaaaaaaattataccatCATTTACCTTATTTTAACATTGTAACCATGAGTCAGTTTTCCCTCAAACTCTAGCACTTGGACTTTGGAGataacatgaaaaaaatttttttagggggaggggggcaggcgtCGCGACGATGACGGGTGTTCGAACTCTTCTCTGCTTCTCACAGTATCATAAAATTTCAATGCTCCATGCTGGTGGCCTCTTGTCCAAGCAATGTAATGATGAAACAAGAAGCTACCGATAACAGGAGCACCATTTGTGATAGAGAAATCGAGTCGACACATGAATTGTGTGAGTGACTCAACATTTAAGTATCCACCAAGTTGCTCCAAGTCGTTAGCAGCTGTCAAAACAACTTGAATAGCCCAAAAATAAACCAACGTCATTTCATCCTTACAAAACATTAgtaacgtttccaaaatcaactacatgtaacgttatctacaTTCAATGTTGAACGATAAGACCAAAGTTTACCTAGGAATTCTCTTTATGGCGTTCTGTGGAACTTGGTGACGTCGGAACATGGTCTAGCGGCCAAAATTAGTACGGCAGGACATTTCCACTGTTTCAGTAGAATTTACTCACGGTCTCACAGCGACCCCTGGTGATTGAAAAGCAAAATGCAGATCTTTCGTCGACGTAGGGAGGATAAAACTTGAAGTTGATTGGCTAACGCGTAGTCTATCGTTAACATGATTGGGCGAAACTAACCAATGGCAGCCAGGTAAATATGATAGACAGAGTAAAGTGTACCGTAAGTATAAAATCGATACACTATCATTGGTCGATGTGAGTAGTAACTCTCCCAATAAGAACACTCaagacattatcaaattgaCCAATCATAGACAAGAAATCAATATCCTTCCACCTTGAACCATGGTAATGATAATTTTGTCCGCAAGGCGACGCTTCTGTACCAGTAAAACATAGCGCTGCACAACTATTGTTGTCCTTTGACTTTAAATCTTATTGCTGACATCGGCGCTGATTTTCACCTGACATTCAGTCTTCTCTTGTTGTCAAGTTTCCTCTATAAAGACAGGTTCCTTGTACTTGCTGTTTATGTGGccctgttgatataagttatgAACTTGACCTTCTCGACTATGATCACTTCAAGAAAGGTACCAGTTGGAGACTATGCATGATCGTCTGCTACAATTGCAACAAGAAGTTTTTTTTCGTAATTGGCCTTTATTCGTTCAAATGAGTCATGAATGCATAATAGTATAGGTATACTTCAGTTACTACCCTTTTGTTAAGTACAAGCAGACTTtgtttcacacacacacacacacacacatgacgTGGAAAACAAATTTGGAAACTTTTACTGTAGCGTTAATCTtttatgtttattacgactCGGTTTCTCTGTCTTTTCGAGACTGTTCGTTTGCTTCCAGATATTGTCAACAGCACGGACCAGAGATCTGCGTCGTCTTCACCCTGGAATGTGGcggaaaaaagaaaatgaaaatccGAGACAACATACGTCGATAACAAGGATTTTTAATCTCCTTGGTCGATAACCACAAAGAAGACCCAAAGAAGGCTATAggacttttaaaaaaatatcaattctTTTTTCTTCGTACAAAGTGATTTGCTCACCTTCCTTCCAAAGGCCAGTAAAATCTAgagaggaaaaaaaagaaatgcatTACGTAAACTGTCATTCTCATACATTCTCAAAGGCATCGCATCAGTAAACTTTTCCCACTGTAACTTTCAAATGCTTTCTGCATCAATCAACGCAAATTTTGCACTCATCGGATTGATATCAGGACTTAAGCTTTAGTACGCGTGACAGCACACTCACCACTACCTTCACAGACTGAATCGACAAAGAAAAATGCAGTCGGCAACACTTAACTATCAATAATTTGGCATGATCGACGAATCTTTCTGTCAATAACGGAGTAATTCCTACCTAccatccaagcagatgttaactTTAGCTTGTTTACCGTGCGTTTTCCCAGCGCGTTCTGTGTGTACCTAGGTCCTCTCTTGTAGAGATAGGTATGTAATGCACACAGACGTTCGCCGTCGCAGATGTACGGGAAAAACAAATCGCACCTGTTAAATGCTGGGGGATGTGCTCTTACCTGTATCAGGGTTGAGTTGACACTGACAGACCACACAACCATTGGCGTCCGTCATGAACCCATAGGGACACCACATCAGCATACACAACGTGTCCAACGTACAGGGTCTGGACCCGGACACTGGAGACACAAACGCCTTTTAATATACTTACTGATTTAGTGCTGTTTCTATTCTGTGCACGTATGTTTTTTGGTAGTGTTGCgtttatatgtatatttctgTCAGTTCTAGGCGGCGGAGTATGCTATCCCTGATTgtttttgatgtacatgtaattactcTACCGCTACACAAGCACAACCCCACATATAATCAAAACAAAGAGCAAACCACCCACCTATCCCGGAGTCCTGGTTCGCACCAGGAACCCAGTCTCTGGGCCTCCCCAGTGCCATCGGGACTGTACAGCCAGAAATAAAGTACGGAGCAGTTACAGGTTTCTTTCAGTTCAGTTTTCAAGTTTCCTCTATACAAACAGGTTACTTGTCAATTACGTAACCTGTGGCGCTGTTGATATAGATTATGAGCTTCACTTTCTATGTGTTAGCCACTAAAAGTGCCAGATGGAGACTGGGTATGATCATCAGCTATAACAGCTTTTTCCATGGTCATACTAGTCAGGGAACAAAGTTGTTTACTTTAAACGTGGCGCCTTCCTCTTTTAATTGATTGCcatctttaagaaaaaaaagaaaaaaacatttcaaacattcgGATTTTTAATGGGCATACCGTTCATTCATTTACATTGCCAACTAAAactcaggtccgtttttttcaaGTGTTTTTGAATACATTAACAGAGCAGAATAGAAAATATAACATGCAATGTAAAAGTATAACAgatcacattaaaaaaaaacataaaaattaaaacataCGCTTTCCCCCTAAATAGAATTTTAAAAGTATCATAATCATTACCAATTCTCGCTGGTTCACAGaactgtctacatgtataaggtgTTAACGGTTAATAGTACGAAGAAATGCATATTTTCCTTTTAACTGGTACATGATGACCATATAGACGTTATATAAGACCTACCAATGAGAAGCCCAAGGATGAGGGATGTAAGAGCAACACGGCTCATGGTTAGAAGGGAGCAGGAAGACTTGTTACAGTTTGTCAGAGTCAACTAGGCCTAAGGTTTGTTAAGACCTCCAATGGCTGTAAAGTTTGGGTGTTGTCCAAAGGTAAGGCCAGCAGCTGGACCTATTCTCAAACTCATGACTATGCACCCAGCTGCACCAGTTCCCACAGAGCAGATCCCTCCCCTGGAagcttgttttgtttatgttcaTGTGAACACACATACAGAACAAGATACAAGCAACTTTGTGCCCTATGTTCCACTAGGTACAAAGtaccacacatgcacactctcCAATGTGTgcgcacacaacacacacacacacagtgacacacacacacacactgcaatAGTTGGGACAAAAGAAACTTCCACAAGACATtttcattgtactttttttttattctgcatAAGTCTCTACAATTGTCTTAGGCAGAACGTCTGCATGCACTTATTCTATTTCTGGTTTTCACTAACTTCCAAGTCAGAAGT includes:
- the LOC118417960 gene encoding cyclin N-terminal domain-containing protein 1-like; this translates as MDQSRIFGTPLSPIFNMRHSWGMSAELLEDTLYILAAENERAMKSADQAIGWFKHGKAAEMLFLVCEEFKLPPEVRYLAVETLDRFLMRHVQHLYASVKGKGQGSAAEWSRVEGQLQKQMMLWVLVCVVVASKVASHYKIVTPGKACRFLVDAGHNFTRSEVIKSEMKVLKTLNFNLSVPSPLTYLETLLEILGHNDSSVEVKVLHATSLKVLDLTYMQRHLVYNKLYMMATRSNTPASPDREKFVTVECDLMLLAVAVIGATSYILDMTTSDKVIDQLGCITRIPGEDIVDFATILVECLIPSDLRIIQ